In the genome of Caenorhabditis elegans chromosome IV, the window taaaagcattcttaaattttgtttggaaaaccggttttttttttgagtttttgtgaaagctcctttattttagaattaaaataatacTTTTAACATAACACTTCtgttaattttccaataagtTAGTTCCAACGTAATTGAATAAATAagttaataagaaaaaaattagagtcaTAAGAAAATACCAAATATGGTAGTTCTTATATACGTTTTCTTTGGACTCTTCGCATTGAGTTTTGTTTGCACTTTCTGTAGTGTTGTGGGAGTGATAGCTGCAAGAGCATTCAGATGGTACAAGGAAGATATCAtgttatttaacttttttcgttagtccttcattcatttttaaatcacGTCAATAAATAGTTATACTAAAAGCtgtttgaaacaaattatCCGTCATGTTTTAGAAACTACATCAGTGAAcaagaaattaagaaaatgatTCGGAGAGCTCGTTCATGGACCCGTTTGGATCGACACATAAATGGTCTCACGATCTACTACAAACGTCGGGAGGATGACGTGGAAGAGAAAATGGTCAGAGTTACTTTATTTCCTGATGCAGAAAACTCTATTGATTCATTGTGCTCAGTAAAATCACTTCCCCCAAGATCAGCCTCTTCGAATTCTAAACGTCAATCGGCTGGCTCGAcagcaaaatcgaaaaataaaacaaagtctgaaaaatcgaaaaagacgAAATCCCGAGGGGTGCATGTGGCGAAAAAGTGgcgtaaattcaaaaaaacaaagaaagaaTCTGAAACTCGTTTGGACGATGACACAATTCAAACTTTGGAtgatttgaaaacattgaattccACTATTAGGAAGCGTTTCCATATTGGAACCACTTGTCCTCAtggtttagaaaatttgaaatcgaagAGCAGAGCCGACCAACTTTcgtaagttttgaaattatcatagtttttatgaaattgtgTTACTTTCGATTACAGATCTTCAAaagattctagattttctttcaaaactggTGAAATATTGGTTAAGAATTTAAATGCTCATTCTGTTAAAGAATACGATTGCCGTGGAATGTAAGACTTCGAAAGTTTTTATTCTGTACAATAAAGTTTTACAGTTCTATGATCAATCCAGTTGCTCAAACTCCTTTCCCAAATGCTTGTTCAGTGGAAACTAGACAAAGAGcaagagaaaaaatgaaagcttTAGCTAAACGAGGAATGGTGATTGATTCAAACCGTTGTtcgattttcataaaacttacattttaatatttcttaGGATTCTAACGATCTTGCCTCGTCCACATCTTCAAAACATTCGACCAAGAAGACTAACACAAGCGACAGCTATTCTGATGATATGTCACCTGTCTTTTTGACACGTGTCAGTTCTGATACTCGTTTTCCTGGTGCCACGTCTCCAGCTACTTGTGAAAGAGTTCGTTTAATGCTCAAAGAATACGCATTGAGAGAACATATAAAAGACTCGGATTATACTGGAAGCcattctaaaaattcgaaaagctcaaagaagaagaatacACAAACGGACTCAAAGAGCACAAAATCCAAGTCTTTAAGTATGAAAACTACGTACTCAGAGAGGTAtcttttttacaaatatcgatgtttttcactgacttttttttcagttcacaGCTTCGAGACAGTGATTCGTGCAGCGAAGATGAAAGTTGGGAtaagcaaaaatcaaaaaaggatgtaaagaaaaagaagggaaCAAGGGGAATGTAAAGAGAGCTAttgtgattttgaaattatttcttgTCTGAATGAAGTTTATCAGTAggaagttatttttgaaaacttgtaaaatgtatattttgtaTATCAGGATCATGTTTTCAATGCGTTCTTATCAAACAAAATACAAACTATCGGTTTACGTTTAAAGTGAATATTTGAACTCTGGTCTGATGCGCAATTTTGGTGGAAAAGAGTTGTTTTCAAAGATAcgtatttttattcaaataattgcAATTCTATTTTTCCGAGACCTTTACAAGCACGATAGTGTTCGGTTGAAATTACTAGTTCTCACTTATTAAAGTAAACAATTCCagtagttttgttttaaagaaaatggtATTGATTGTAACAGAAAGTCATAGCCAGAAGCCATAAATCTTTTGTAATTTGGTAAATAATCTTTGCAACAGAGATGTTTTGTCGTTTGTGAATTACTATTACCAATACGTTAAATTAATAGTTTTACCAACAATTTAGAGCATCTCATTATATTGCTGGTGCATCTTTAACTGGTATGCGAACTATAtcttaaaagtttttgaaatctgctaaaaacttgagaaaacaCGCAAAAAGTCcgttaaaatattaaaactaatGATGCGgctttgtaaaaaaaaattgcaatacaATTTCTAGACCACTTTTCCAGTCCCACACTCTGCGTCCAAATGAGGCAATACGCCTGAAATGTGGCCTTGTGCTGCTAACTATAAGAACTGTCAATGAGCAGTAAAAACTGGACCAATTTGCCGAGAACACATAAACCTCaacacaaaaactacaaaaaatgtattctacatacaataaataattacaaaaaacatGGATAGGATCTTTAATCCAACAAATCGAATAGCCATTTCAGATCGACGAAGTTATCAGGGGTATAGTCACGGCAactataaatcaaaaattaatttaattaaatctACTTTCAAGTTACCGCAAAAGCTCTCCAATTTCCTGTTCCTTCTCACTTGTCTTGTTCTTATCTGTgacattttcttttgattttgtcGAAGCAATAGGTATTGGCAGCTTGGTATCCCCTGTCTCGGCTAAATCCGTCGATTGAGGAGTCTACAAAAATAGCTTTTACGTGATAAAAATGTGGGGTGAACAAACTTGAGGAACTTTTGCAGCTGTAGGAAACATGATGGGAGCCGGTGTCATGGTCATTGGAGTGACTGGGGTTGGGGTTGTTGGAGTGAGAGTCTTTGAATGTTTCTTCTTTCCATGTCCTTTTCCCTTGTGATGTCTCGATTTATGTTTTTTCGtctgttttcttttgcaaCATGTTGTTGGAACATAAAGTAGCACAAACAATGGAGCAGTGAAGAAGAGATGGTAAACAATCAGATTTGTTACGAAATACtctgaacatttgaatttactCCTTGAATTAATGCAACAAAAATATCACTGACCCAACATAATCGAGAGTCTGACTGTAGAGTTTTGcgaaatagaagaaatacatttttttgaattcgtttATGATTTAATCttctaaattaaataaaagtaATCCACGTAACAGGTCATTCCAATgacgaaataaaaattcacccaaaatcttttatttttagcaTTTCATTTAAACTTTATGGGAATTGAAACCATATCGAAATGGTGACTTTATCGGTAATACTCACGAAGTCACTTCTTTTGGTTGGAATCTTGTTTGAGGTTAGTTATCTTGAGTGACAAAAAGAAATGggtttatttcatattttatatcTTCAGCCACCTTACATTTACATAATTATCATTCAACTTTCCACTTTCCTTTTCATTCAATGTGGaagtaaaaagaaaaaagaaaaaagcgaaTCAGAAGACGAAACAGAAGATGAAGACTCA includes:
- the C47E12.11 gene encoding Suppressor protein SRP40-like (Confirmed by transcript evidence); this encodes MIRRARSWTRLDRHINGLTIYYKRREDDVEEKMVRVTLFPDAENSIDSLCSVKSLPPRSASSNSKRQSAGSTAKSKNKTKSEKSKKTKSRGVHVAKKWRKFKKTKKESETRLDDDTIQTLDDLKTLNSTIRKRFHIGTTCPHGLENLKSKSRADQLSSSKDSRFSFKTGEILVKNLNAHSVKEYDCRGISMINPVAQTPFPNACSVETRQRAREKMKALAKRGMDSNDLASSTSSKHSTKKTNTSDSYSDDMSPVFLTRVSSDTRFPGATSPATCERVRLMLKEYALREHIKDSDYTGSHSKNSKSSKKKNTQTDSKSTKSKSLSMKTTYSESSQLRDSDSCSEDESWDKQKSKKDVKKKKGTRGM
- the C47E12.11 gene encoding Suppressor protein SRP40-like (Confirmed by transcript evidence); amino-acid sequence: MIRRARSWTRLDRHINGLTIYYKRREDDVEEKMVRVTLFPDAENSIDSLCSVKSLPPRSASSNSKRQSAGSTAKSKNKTKSEKSKKTKSRGVHVAKKWRKFKKTKKESETRLDDDTIQTLDDLKTLNSTIRKRFHIGTTCPHGLENLKSKSRADQLSFSFKTGEILVKNLNAHSVKEYDCRGISMINPVAQTPFPNACSVETRQRAREKMKALAKRGMDSNDLASSTSSKHSTKKTNTSDSYSDDMSPVFLTRVSSDTRFPGATSPATCERVRLMLKEYALREHIKDSDYTGSHSKNSKSSKKKNTQTDSKSTKSKSLSMKTTYSESSQLRDSDSCSEDESWDKQKSKKDVKKKKGTRGM
- the C47E12.12 gene encoding uncharacterized protein (Confirmed by transcript evidence) yields the protein MLEYFVTNLIVYHLFFTAPLFVLLYVPTTCCKRKQTKKHKSRHHKGKGHGKKKHSKTLTPTTPTPVTPMTMTPAPIMFPTAAKVPQTPQSTDLAETGDTKLPIPIASTKSKENVTDKNKTSEKEQEIGELLRCRDYTPDNFVDLKWLFDLLD